CTTCGGTTCGAAAAATCCTTGACTTCCCGTCTCCGAAAGCCACAATACCATCCATGTGGATGGAGAGGAGATGGTAATGAGCGTACATGAGCTGCGCCCGAAAGGGGGAGAGACGACCGAGAAGATCACGATCAATCTCGGCGTCATCGACCTCGGGCAGATCGATCTGTTGGTACAGGAGGGCTTTTATTCGAACCGCACCGACTTCATCCGCACGGCGATCCGCAACCAGTTGGTCACGCATAACGAAGTGATCCGCAGCACCGTCGCCCGCAAGGCTTTCGTCCTCGGCCTGCAGCACTACACGCGCCGTGATCTCGAAGCGGTGCAGGCGGCCGGCGAGCGGCTCGACATCCAGGTGCTGGGGCTCGCGAGCATCGCCGCCGACGTGCCGCCCGAACTCGCGCTCGCGACGATCGAATCGATCGTCGTGCTCGGCGCGCTGCATGCCAGCGCAGCGGTCAAGGCCGCGCTGGCAGACCGAATCAGGTGACCGCTTTCGCGGTCCGCAAGGAGATTCAATCCATGAATGCCAGACTCAACCCCGATCTGCTCGAAGCCACGCGGCTGACGCGTGCCGGTCAGCTGCTCGAAGCGACCGCGCTGATCCAGCGCGCCCTCGGCGGGCAGTTTGCGCCGTCGCCTGCCGCGGACGGAGCGGCCACCGCCGGTACGCGGGCCGCGGACCACGCTTCGGAGCCGCCG
The window above is part of the Azoarcus sp. PA01 genome. Proteins encoded here:
- a CDS encoding CopG family transcriptional regulator, giving the protein MSVHELRPKGGETTEKITINLGVIDLGQIDLLVQEGFYSNRTDFIRTAIRNQLVTHNEVIRSTVARKAFVLGLQHYTRRDLEAVQAAGERLDIQVLGLASIAADVPPELALATIESIVVLGALHASAAVKAALADRIR